In a genomic window of Pirellulales bacterium:
- a CDS encoding DUF58 domain-containing protein, with protein MSTADVPLLSPELLAQLERLELVSRKIFRGRIKGERRSLRKGQSVEFADFRNYVPGDDLRFVDWNTYARLDRLFLKLFLEEEDLHFYALVDTSESMNFGSPTKLEFAKRLAAALGFIGLIRSDRVKIETLGQPVAQPGPSLRGRQSVWRMLDYLNGIQPTETVSLATGIKNFCLRNSGRGIVVLISDMMDKNGYEEGLRYLMAQRMDPYIVQILAEEEVEPDIKGDLRLIDCEDEDETEISVSIPLLKRYKQTLAAFVSGLQEFCTRRGMGYLLARSSQPVDQLVTGYLRERGLLR; from the coding sequence ATGTCTACGGCCGACGTCCCGCTTTTGAGTCCTGAACTGCTCGCCCAGCTCGAGCGGCTGGAACTGGTGAGCCGCAAGATTTTTCGCGGCCGCATCAAAGGCGAGCGACGCAGCTTGCGCAAGGGGCAAAGTGTCGAATTCGCGGATTTTCGCAACTATGTTCCGGGGGACGACCTGCGGTTTGTCGATTGGAATACCTACGCACGGCTCGATCGCTTGTTCCTGAAGCTGTTTCTGGAAGAGGAGGATCTACATTTTTACGCGTTGGTCGACACCAGCGAGTCCATGAACTTCGGCAGCCCGACCAAACTGGAGTTCGCCAAACGTCTGGCAGCGGCGCTGGGGTTTATCGGGCTCATCCGCTCGGACCGGGTAAAGATCGAAACACTCGGCCAGCCTGTTGCCCAGCCTGGCCCCTCATTGCGCGGCCGGCAGAGCGTATGGCGGATGCTCGATTACTTGAACGGCATTCAGCCCACCGAGACCGTGTCGCTGGCGACCGGCATCAAAAACTTCTGCCTGCGCAACTCGGGGCGTGGGATCGTCGTATTGATCAGCGACATGATGGACAAGAACGGCTACGAAGAGGGGCTACGCTATCTGATGGCGCAGCGGATGGATCCCTACATCGTGCAGATTCTGGCCGAGGAAGAAGTCGAACCCGACATCAAGGGGGACTTGCGGTTGATCGATTGCGAAGACGAGGATGAGACCGAGATTTCGGTCAGCATTCCGCTGCTCAAGCGGTACAAGCAGACACTCGCGGCGTTTGTCTCTGGCTTGCAAGAATTTTGCACGCGGCGCGGCATGGGTTATCTGCTGGCGCGCAGCAGCCAGCCTGTGGATCAGTTGGTGACCGGTTATCTGCGCGAGCGGGGACTGCTGCGATGA
- the glnA gene encoding type I glutamate--ammonia ligase, with amino-acid sequence MKPKEVLALCREKNVKAIDLRFMDFPGIWQHFTIPVNKLDEDVFEDGLGFDGSSIRGWQAINESDMILVPQPETAVLDPFTTLPTLSMICNIQDPITREDYSRDPRNVARKAVNYLKSTGIADTCYIGPEAEFFVFDDVRFDSRANEAYYHLDSIEGEWNRGRVESPNLGYKLRHKEGYFPVPPADQLMDIRNEMMQTMIDCGMDVEAQHHEVATAGQCEIDLRFQNLVKMADQMCMYKYIIKNVAKKHNKTVTFMPKPLYGDNGSGMHTHISLWKGSEPLFAGSGYAGLSEMALHAIGGLLKHAPAILAFSNPTTNSYKRLVPGYEAPVNLAYSQRNRSASCRIPMYSASPKAKRVEFRCPDPSCNPYLAFSAMLMAVIDGIQNKINPGDPLDKDIYDLAPEELAKVPKTPGALDEALSALKSDHEFMLRGDVFTEDVVSTWIHYKTEKEVDAMRLRPHPYEFCLYYDI; translated from the coding sequence GTGAAACCAAAAGAAGTTTTGGCACTTTGTCGTGAGAAAAACGTCAAAGCGATCGATCTGCGCTTCATGGACTTTCCAGGGATCTGGCAGCATTTCACCATCCCGGTGAACAAGCTGGACGAAGACGTCTTTGAAGATGGTCTCGGATTCGACGGCTCCAGCATCCGAGGCTGGCAAGCGATCAACGAAAGCGACATGATCCTGGTGCCGCAACCCGAGACGGCTGTGCTGGATCCGTTCACGACGCTGCCGACGCTGTCGATGATTTGCAATATCCAGGATCCGATCACGCGCGAGGATTACTCGCGCGATCCGCGCAACGTGGCCCGCAAAGCCGTCAACTATTTGAAGAGCACGGGCATTGCCGACACTTGCTATATCGGCCCCGAGGCCGAGTTTTTCGTCTTCGACGACGTGCGTTTCGACTCCCGCGCGAACGAAGCCTATTACCATCTGGATAGCATCGAGGGGGAATGGAACCGCGGCCGGGTTGAAAGTCCGAACCTGGGGTACAAGCTGCGTCACAAGGAAGGTTATTTCCCGGTGCCGCCAGCGGATCAATTGATGGACATCCGCAACGAGATGATGCAGACGATGATCGACTGCGGCATGGACGTTGAAGCACAGCACCACGAAGTGGCTACGGCCGGTCAATGCGAGATCGACCTGCGCTTCCAGAACCTGGTCAAAATGGCTGACCAGATGTGCATGTACAAGTACATCATCAAGAACGTGGCCAAGAAGCACAACAAGACCGTCACCTTCATGCCCAAGCCGCTTTACGGCGACAATGGCTCCGGCATGCACACGCATATTTCGCTGTGGAAAGGGAGCGAGCCCTTGTTCGCGGGAAGCGGGTACGCGGGCCTGAGCGAGATGGCCCTGCACGCCATCGGTGGGCTTTTGAAGCATGCCCCGGCGATTTTGGCCTTCAGCAACCCAACGACCAACAGCTACAAGCGCTTGGTGCCGGGTTACGAGGCTCCGGTGAACTTGGCCTACTCGCAACGCAATCGGTCGGCGTCGTGCCGCATTCCGATGTACAGCGCCAGCCCCAAGGCCAAACGTGTCGAGTTCCGCTGCCCCGATCCTAGCTGCAATCCGTACCTGGCCTTCTCGGCCATGTTGATGGCGGTCATCGACGGCATCCAGAATAAGATCAATCCGGGCGATCCGCTCGACAAGGATATCTACGACCTCGCTCCGGAGGAGTTGGCCAAGGTGCCCAAGACGCCGGGTGCCCTGGACGAGGCGCTAAGCGCACTCAAATCGGATCACGAGTTCATGCTCCGCGGCGATGTGTTCACCGAGGATGTGGTGAGTACTTGGATCCATTACAAGACGGAAAAAGAGGTTGACGCCATGCGGTTGCGTCCGCATCCCTACGAGTTTTGCCTGTACTATGACATCTAA
- a CDS encoding glucuronate isomerase codes for MSAALRQRLFDELDRMVLIDPHTHINPHAPAATTLADVLGYHYYTELAHSAGMPKARIEEPGLDLKEKVCRLVECLAPLDNTIQYSWLMEMARALFDFRDERVTLANWEVLYDTAAARMQSSDWAAQVLAKSRLEAVFLTNDFDDPLAGFDTRVYIPCLRTDDLVFHLGKPEVRARLEKASGVSVNSAAQLRQAVGQRFEHFKHHGARACAISLPPDFAPTRVSTSSADTALAALGKQGVAASVEHRRDAANYVFWTLAEYCADFHLPFDLMIGVNRAVYQAGVFRGQDLYDSRVSLIQYRELFNAFPQVVFPISVLASVTNQELVSYSWIFPNVVTNGHWWYSNTPTYIEHDAAARLEAVPRTKQIGYYSDMYKLEFALPKFAMYKRILAKILAERYCVDRGWSEGRALELGRQVLRGNVETIFFDAK; via the coding sequence ATGTCCGCCGCACTTCGCCAACGTTTGTTTGACGAGCTCGATCGAATGGTCCTGATCGACCCGCATACACACATCAATCCTCATGCGCCGGCTGCGACGACGTTAGCCGACGTGCTGGGTTATCACTACTACACCGAGCTCGCACATTCGGCCGGCATGCCCAAGGCGAGAATCGAAGAGCCAGGCCTCGACCTGAAGGAGAAAGTCTGCCGCCTGGTCGAATGTCTGGCCCCCTTGGATAACACGATCCAATACAGTTGGCTGATGGAGATGGCCCGCGCGCTATTCGACTTTCGTGACGAACGCGTCACGCTGGCGAACTGGGAGGTGCTCTATGACACGGCCGCGGCGCGGATGCAATCTTCCGATTGGGCCGCACAGGTATTGGCCAAGAGCCGCCTGGAAGCCGTTTTCCTTACTAACGATTTCGACGATCCGCTCGCCGGGTTCGACACGCGCGTTTATATCCCCTGTTTGCGAACTGACGACCTGGTGTTTCACCTTGGCAAGCCCGAGGTGCGGGCCCGGCTGGAAAAAGCATCCGGCGTCTCGGTGAACTCCGCGGCGCAGTTGCGGCAGGCAGTGGGCCAGCGGTTCGAGCATTTCAAACATCACGGGGCCAGAGCCTGCGCTATCTCGTTACCGCCGGACTTTGCCCCCACGCGAGTTAGCACGAGCTCCGCCGACACGGCCCTGGCGGCGCTCGGTAAACAAGGCGTTGCGGCGTCGGTTGAACATCGGCGCGATGCCGCAAACTACGTTTTCTGGACCCTGGCAGAGTATTGCGCGGATTTCCATTTGCCCTTCGATCTGATGATTGGCGTCAATCGCGCCGTCTACCAGGCCGGCGTTTTTCGGGGACAAGACCTGTATGACAGCCGCGTCTCTTTGATTCAATACCGCGAGCTTTTCAACGCGTTTCCCCAGGTCGTGTTTCCGATTTCGGTGCTGGCCAGCGTGACAAATCAGGAACTGGTCAGCTATAGCTGGATCTTTCCCAACGTGGTCACCAACGGGCATTGGTGGTATTCCAACACGCCCACCTATATCGAACACGACGCCGCGGCGAGGCTCGAAGCGGTGCCGCGTACCAAGCAGATCGGCTACTACAGCGACATGTACAAGCTGGAGTTCGCTTTGCCAAAATTCGCCATGTACAAGCGCATCCTGGCAAAGATTCTCGCCGAACGATATTGCGTCGACCGTGGTTGGAGCGAGGGCCGGGCCTTGGAACTAGGCCGGCAGGTGTTGCGCGGGAACGTCGAGACGATTTTTTTCGACGCCAAGTAG
- a CDS encoding MMPL family transporter: protein MYKRLGEFVARYWMAIIVAWVALVPAIGWFAPSWDSVTNDGDLAYLPDRMTTVRGERLMAEAFPNNRSRSQFVLVFERDSGLTGEDRRAVERLAEWFTEDEGHGLPVVSVVTPKAEVIGRRLLSADGQAALVMVNLNREFMTFANIESLARVEQMVEAARQESDFPTGLKVRISGSAAVGGDMLAAANDSIKNIEKATVLLVVAILLIVYRAPLLTIIPLAAIVVSVVISMDLVAMLTQLGTLPDFEWCHYKVFKTTKIFIIVVLFGSGTDYCLFLISRFREEVERGLDRRQAVATAVEHIGEAVLASGLTAIVGLGMMFFADFGKFSNSGPTIALCLAVTLLACLTLAPAILMATGRLVFWPFHLQTKPPLENTSSDETDGGFWDRLSRVIIARPATILLVSVVVLSPLAYAGWHDVPISYDLIRELPPERASVVGTKLLREHFSAGETGPITVLVYSKNGAFDTVEGEREIALLTKQLYNVDGIVSVRSVTEPLGDKPGSGSTPLTAAGRRKLASRKHPRTQALYLTQVPELRGQVTRLDVVTRYEPFSREAANLVDVIDGHLQELSHDPESYWRDAEFDHTGPTAGTRDLRGVTQSDQQLIERLVLLAVYFVLIALVRRPLISIYLVLSVLFSYYVTLGTTKLVFRWVYVDFDGLDWKVPLFLFVILVAIGEDYNIYLISRVLEEQQRRGLLAGLRVAVIRTGGIITSCGVIMAGSFVSMLTGTLRGIVELGFALSLGVLLDTVVVRPVLVPAFLALWWRWREGTTELPSIGGRVTSNASPHASGNGAVPSAAATSRRPGEVEAR, encoded by the coding sequence ATGTACAAAAGACTCGGCGAGTTCGTGGCGCGTTATTGGATGGCGATTATCGTCGCCTGGGTGGCGTTGGTGCCGGCCATCGGCTGGTTCGCGCCCAGCTGGGACTCGGTAACCAACGACGGTGACCTGGCCTACCTGCCCGACCGCATGACCACCGTCCGCGGCGAGCGCTTGATGGCCGAGGCCTTTCCCAATAACCGCTCGCGGAGCCAGTTCGTGCTGGTCTTCGAGCGTGACTCGGGACTAACGGGGGAAGATCGCCGTGCGGTCGAACGCCTCGCCGAATGGTTTACCGAGGACGAGGGTCATGGCCTGCCAGTCGTTAGTGTGGTGACGCCAAAGGCCGAAGTGATTGGCCGCCGGCTCTTGAGTGCTGACGGTCAGGCGGCACTGGTGATGGTCAACTTGAACCGCGAGTTCATGACCTTCGCGAATATCGAGAGCCTGGCACGCGTCGAACAGATGGTCGAGGCGGCGCGTCAGGAGAGCGATTTTCCGACGGGGCTGAAAGTACGCATTAGCGGATCGGCCGCCGTCGGCGGCGATATGCTGGCCGCGGCCAACGACAGTATCAAAAACATCGAGAAAGCGACCGTCTTACTGGTGGTGGCGATTTTGCTGATCGTCTATCGCGCGCCCTTGCTAACCATCATTCCCTTGGCGGCCATTGTCGTGTCGGTGGTCATCTCGATGGACCTGGTGGCCATGTTGACGCAGCTCGGCACGCTGCCCGATTTCGAGTGGTGCCACTACAAAGTGTTCAAGACGACCAAGATTTTTATCATCGTCGTTTTGTTCGGATCGGGCACGGACTATTGCCTGTTTCTGATCTCACGCTTTCGCGAAGAGGTCGAACGGGGGCTCGATCGCCGCCAGGCGGTGGCCACCGCTGTCGAGCATATCGGTGAAGCGGTATTAGCCAGCGGGCTGACGGCCATCGTAGGGCTGGGCATGATGTTCTTTGCCGACTTCGGTAAATTCTCAAACAGTGGACCAACCATCGCATTGTGTCTGGCCGTAACTTTGCTGGCCTGCCTGACCCTAGCGCCCGCCATTTTGATGGCCACCGGGCGATTGGTTTTCTGGCCGTTTCACTTACAGACTAAGCCGCCGCTGGAAAACACTTCCAGTGATGAAACAGACGGTGGATTCTGGGACCGGCTTAGTCGCGTGATCATCGCCCGGCCGGCGACGATCCTTTTGGTGAGCGTCGTTGTTCTGTCTCCGTTGGCCTACGCGGGTTGGCACGACGTGCCGATCAGTTACGATTTGATTCGCGAATTACCGCCCGAGCGTGCTAGTGTGGTGGGCACGAAGCTGTTGCGCGAGCACTTTTCGGCGGGCGAGACCGGACCGATCACCGTGCTGGTCTACAGCAAGAACGGCGCGTTCGACACGGTTGAGGGAGAGCGGGAAATTGCCCTGCTCACCAAACAACTCTACAACGTGGACGGCATTGTCAGCGTGCGCAGCGTTACCGAGCCGCTGGGGGACAAGCCCGGCTCCGGCAGCACGCCGCTGACGGCGGCTGGGCGCCGCAAGCTCGCCAGCCGCAAGCATCCTCGCACGCAGGCCCTGTACCTGACGCAAGTGCCCGAGTTGCGTGGGCAAGTCACGCGACTTGACGTTGTCACGCGCTACGAACCATTCTCGCGCGAGGCAGCCAACCTGGTCGATGTGATTGACGGTCATTTACAAGAACTGTCGCACGATCCTGAAAGTTACTGGCGTGATGCCGAGTTCGACCACACCGGGCCCACGGCCGGCACACGCGATTTGCGCGGCGTCACGCAAAGCGACCAGCAGTTGATCGAGCGGCTGGTGCTGCTGGCCGTGTATTTCGTGCTGATTGCCCTGGTGCGACGGCCTTTGATTTCGATCTATCTCGTGCTGTCGGTGTTGTTCAGTTACTACGTGACGCTTGGCACGACGAAGCTAGTTTTCCGTTGGGTCTATGTCGACTTCGATGGCCTGGATTGGAAAGTGCCTTTGTTCTTGTTTGTGATCCTGGTGGCCATCGGCGAGGATTACAATATTTACTTGATCAGCCGCGTGCTGGAAGAGCAGCAGCGGCGCGGGTTATTGGCGGGTTTGCGGGTGGCTGTAATACGGACCGGCGGGATCATCACCAGCTGCGGCGTGATTATGGCCGGCAGCTTTGTTTCGATGCTGACCGGAACGCTGCGAGGGATCGTGGAACTGGGGTTCGCTCTGTCGCTGGGAGTCCTGTTAGACACTGTGGTGGTTCGGCCGGTGCTGGTCCCTGCGTTTTTGGCACTTTGGTGGCGCTGGCGCGAGGGCACAACGGAGCTGCCATCGATAGGAGGCCGGGTCACCTCTAACGCGTCCCCGCATGCTAGCGGAAACGGCGCCGTGCCATCGGCGGCCGCGACAAGCCGTCGCCCTGGCGAAGTAGAGGCGCGCTAA
- a CDS encoding MoxR family ATPase, translating to MSMGESMEKQSEEFLNRFRAVREQLGRVIVGHDEIVDGVLTCLFVGGHCLLEGVPGLGKTLLVRTLAEVLDLDFSRIQFTPDLMPADILGTNMVVEAPDGKRVFEFQKGPIFTQICLADEINRATPKTQSAMLETMQEGTVTAAGHRYVLEKPFFVLATQNPIEQEGTYPLPEAQLDRFFFKLVVGYSNRAELATIIDRTTRGVDVRPIKVMDGSEIIRWQKLIREVVLAPHVQDYIVRLTLATHPESPFAFPATNKYLRWGASPRGAQSLALASKMRALLERRYNVSFEDVRRTYLAAMRHRVIPNFEAQAEGITSDKILLDLLEAVPEKSEESAAA from the coding sequence ATGAGTATGGGCGAGTCGATGGAAAAGCAGAGTGAGGAGTTTCTGAATCGCTTCCGCGCCGTGCGCGAGCAGTTGGGCCGCGTCATCGTCGGCCACGACGAGATTGTCGACGGAGTGCTAACCTGCCTCTTCGTCGGCGGACATTGCCTGTTGGAAGGGGTCCCCGGGTTGGGAAAAACGTTGCTCGTGCGAACACTCGCCGAGGTGCTCGACCTGGACTTTTCGCGCATCCAATTCACGCCCGACCTAATGCCGGCCGACATCCTGGGCACAAACATGGTGGTCGAAGCGCCCGATGGAAAACGGGTTTTCGAGTTCCAAAAGGGCCCCATCTTCACGCAGATCTGCCTAGCTGACGAAATCAATCGTGCCACGCCCAAGACGCAGTCTGCGATGCTGGAAACGATGCAGGAGGGAACCGTCACGGCGGCGGGGCACCGCTACGTGCTCGAAAAGCCCTTCTTCGTGCTGGCCACCCAGAACCCGATCGAGCAGGAAGGAACGTATCCACTCCCAGAGGCGCAATTAGACCGCTTCTTCTTCAAGCTCGTGGTGGGCTACTCGAACCGCGCAGAACTGGCCACGATCATCGACCGCACGACGCGCGGAGTCGACGTGCGACCGATTAAGGTCATGGACGGCAGCGAAATCATCCGCTGGCAGAAGCTGATCCGCGAAGTGGTCTTGGCACCTCACGTGCAAGATTACATCGTCCGCCTGACACTAGCCACGCATCCCGAAAGTCCGTTCGCGTTCCCGGCGACCAACAAGTATCTACGCTGGGGCGCGAGCCCGCGCGGTGCCCAATCGCTGGCGCTGGCGTCGAAGATGCGGGCTTTGCTGGAACGCCGCTACAACGTTAGCTTCGAGGACGTGCGTCGCACCTACCTGGCGGCCATGCGACACCGCGTGATTCCGAATTTCGAGGCGCAGGCCGAAGGAATCACGAGCGACAAGATCTTGCTCGACCTGCTGGAAGCCGTGCCAGAGAAGTCGGAGGAGTCCGCGGCCGCTTAA
- a CDS encoding RraA family protein, producing the protein MPITQATLDKLQKFDTPTICNVIELFDAIPRNRGYMDGRIRSCFPEMPPMVGFACTTAFRSDAAPAGGDAYGSIEKQLALFADLPGPAVVVFQDLDDPAVAATFGEIMCSTYQAYGSVGLVTSGGGRDLDQVRAIGYPVFTGSTICSHGYCHMLHLGLPVRVGGLMVSQGDLLHGDTNGVTSIPLGIATAVAEVADEFVAAEKIILDYVRAPGKKTVAGYTEVRKQFGEVVAKLTERAKASC; encoded by the coding sequence ATGCCGATTACACAAGCGACGCTCGATAAGCTGCAGAAGTTCGACACGCCGACGATTTGTAACGTCATCGAGCTTTTCGACGCGATACCCCGTAATCGCGGCTACATGGACGGACGGATTCGCTCGTGCTTTCCCGAAATGCCGCCGATGGTTGGATTTGCCTGCACGACAGCGTTCCGCAGTGATGCCGCACCGGCGGGCGGAGACGCTTACGGCTCGATCGAGAAGCAACTGGCCCTGTTTGCTGACTTGCCAGGACCGGCCGTGGTGGTTTTTCAGGATCTCGACGATCCGGCCGTCGCTGCTACGTTCGGCGAGATCATGTGCTCCACTTATCAGGCCTACGGTTCGGTGGGCCTGGTGACCAGCGGCGGCGGACGCGACTTGGACCAGGTTCGCGCGATCGGCTATCCGGTCTTCACCGGCAGCACGATTTGTTCGCACGGCTATTGCCACATGCTGCACCTGGGATTGCCAGTGCGCGTGGGCGGGCTGATGGTCTCGCAAGGGGACCTATTACATGGCGATACCAACGGCGTAACCAGCATTCCGCTTGGCATCGCCACGGCCGTGGCCGAAGTTGCGGACGAATTCGTAGCAGCCGAGAAAATCATCCTCGACTATGTCCGTGCGCCGGGAAAGAAAACCGTAGCCGGCTACACCGAAGTGCGCAAGCAGTTCGGCGAAGTTGTGGCTAAACTGACCGAGCGAGCCAAGGCAAGCTGCTGA
- a CDS encoding BatA and WFA domain-containing protein, which yields MMPEWSNMLSPWQWGLLGLVPPAIIALYFLKLKRQPLEVPSTYLWHKSIEDLHVNSIWQRLRQSLLLLLQLLMLALLALVLLRPAWQGSQFTRDRLIFLVDNSASMGATDVLPTRLDEAKTRVRELIDQMRSGDVAMIVSFSDAARVEQMFTDNRGELRRRLELIQPTDKPTSISEALRVASVLANPGRSATDIRDTQVAEALPAQLFFFSDGNFANDTEFSLGNLEPTPPVWIGSPEAANVAIVAFSTARNETDAEKIQAFARLENSGLRDVKLDVELRLAEELIDAQGVTIPAGKSTGVSFDLEHVTEGALELRLAHSDDLAVDNNAWTVVHSPRRSRVLLVTPGNEPLQTALRTERAREAAEVTQKGPDFLTTPQYRQAAATGAWDMVIYDRCRPEEAPQTNTLYIGTLPPGDAWRQKDLVSVPQIIDINRAHPLMQWLDMSDVLVIEARPLAPPQGGTVLIDSTAGPLMSVAPRAGFEDVVTGFELVGEDRIGTNWPVRPSFPVFVLNMLGYLGGNREVRNTATVLPGHPIALRPSTDAQQLTIVPPGPDAAAVDVARDKHNIFHFAGINRVGLYQVREGRAAVDAFAVNLFDPSESDIKIVPDRVLKIGHNEVASGQGWEPARRDGWKWILLGALAILLCEWYIYNRRAYL from the coding sequence ATGATGCCCGAGTGGTCCAATATGCTTTCGCCGTGGCAATGGGGCCTGTTGGGGCTCGTGCCGCCGGCGATCATTGCGCTGTACTTTCTCAAGCTCAAGCGGCAGCCACTGGAAGTGCCCAGCACATACCTCTGGCACAAGTCGATCGAAGACTTGCACGTGAACAGCATTTGGCAGCGGCTGCGGCAGAGTTTGCTGCTGCTCTTGCAGCTGTTGATGCTGGCTCTGTTGGCGTTAGTACTGTTGCGGCCGGCCTGGCAAGGCTCGCAGTTTACGCGCGATCGGTTGATCTTCCTGGTCGACAATTCGGCAAGCATGGGGGCCACGGACGTGTTACCCACGCGGCTGGATGAAGCCAAGACGCGGGTGCGAGAGTTGATCGATCAGATGCGCTCGGGCGACGTGGCAATGATCGTCAGCTTTTCGGACGCCGCCCGCGTGGAGCAGATGTTTACCGACAATCGCGGCGAATTGCGGCGGCGGCTGGAGTTGATCCAACCTACCGACAAGCCGACTTCGATTAGCGAAGCGTTGCGCGTCGCCAGCGTGCTCGCCAATCCGGGGCGCAGCGCCACCGATATTCGCGATACGCAGGTGGCCGAGGCTTTGCCGGCGCAATTGTTTTTCTTCAGCGATGGCAATTTTGCCAACGATACAGAATTCTCGTTGGGCAATCTGGAGCCGACACCCCCGGTGTGGATCGGTTCGCCCGAGGCAGCCAATGTAGCCATCGTGGCCTTTAGTACCGCCCGCAACGAAACCGACGCCGAGAAGATTCAGGCCTTTGCGCGCCTGGAGAATAGCGGCCTGCGCGATGTGAAGTTGGACGTAGAATTGCGACTCGCTGAAGAATTGATCGACGCGCAAGGGGTGACCATTCCAGCGGGCAAATCGACAGGAGTCAGCTTCGACCTGGAACACGTAACCGAGGGCGCGCTGGAGTTGCGGCTGGCGCACTCCGATGATCTGGCCGTCGACAATAATGCCTGGACCGTGGTGCATTCGCCGCGACGTAGCCGCGTGCTGCTGGTCACGCCCGGCAACGAGCCGTTGCAGACTGCTCTGCGAACCGAACGCGCGCGGGAGGCTGCCGAGGTTACCCAAAAGGGGCCAGATTTTCTTACCACTCCCCAGTATCGGCAGGCGGCGGCCACGGGGGCCTGGGACATGGTGATTTACGATCGCTGTCGTCCCGAAGAGGCTCCGCAAACGAACACTCTGTATATCGGCACGCTGCCGCCGGGAGATGCCTGGCGGCAGAAAGACCTGGTGAGCGTACCGCAGATCATCGATATTAATCGCGCTCATCCGCTGATGCAGTGGCTCGATATGTCCGACGTATTGGTGATAGAGGCCCGTCCCCTAGCGCCGCCGCAAGGTGGCACAGTGTTGATTGACTCGACGGCCGGGCCGCTCATGTCGGTTGCACCTCGCGCGGGATTCGAGGACGTGGTGACCGGCTTCGAGTTGGTCGGCGAGGACCGCATTGGCACGAACTGGCCGGTGCGCCCAAGTTTTCCGGTTTTTGTTCTCAATATGCTGGGATATTTGGGCGGGAACCGCGAAGTCCGTAATACCGCTACAGTTCTGCCAGGCCACCCAATCGCACTGCGACCAAGCACCGACGCCCAGCAATTGACGATCGTGCCTCCTGGCCCCGACGCGGCAGCGGTCGATGTGGCGCGGGACAAGCATAATATTTTCCATTTTGCAGGGATCAACCGGGTCGGGTTGTATCAGGTGCGCGAAGGGCGTGCCGCAGTTGACGCTTTTGCGGTAAACTTGTTCGATCCGAGCGAAAGCGACATCAAGATCGTGCCAGATCGCGTATTGAAGATCGGTCACAACGAGGTCGCCAGCGGTCAAGGTTGGGAGCCGGCTCGCCGCGATGGCTGGAAGTGGATTCTGTTGGGGGCCTTGGCAATTCTGTTGTGTGAGTGGTATATCTACAATCGTCGAGCTTACCTATAG
- a CDS encoding class I SAM-dependent methyltransferase, whose translation MITKTSLRRRQKKQSARPLKNAINKIVENDLIRRVSYEEYREKVRDVYDGPQGALLATASLLSGHMALGDRLLRERKFDLRGAKQILDVGSGAGQIAKHLLKYADEDAHLTCFDLSFEMLRRARNRLKSDAPRHLVADLTRLPFANESFDCITCGYVLEHLPEARSGLAELARVMRPGAKMLLLATEDSFSGAWTSRLWCCRTYNRQELYNTCQDLGLVWNKELWFSRMHKIFRAGGICVELVKA comes from the coding sequence ATGATCACCAAAACGTCGTTGCGCAGGCGCCAAAAAAAGCAGTCCGCGCGGCCGCTTAAGAACGCCATCAACAAGATCGTCGAGAACGACCTGATTCGTCGGGTTAGTTACGAAGAGTACCGTGAGAAGGTGCGCGACGTCTACGATGGACCGCAGGGCGCGCTATTGGCTACTGCCAGTCTGCTTTCCGGTCATATGGCGCTGGGAGATCGCCTGCTGCGCGAGCGAAAGTTCGATTTGCGCGGGGCGAAGCAGATTCTCGACGTGGGAAGCGGCGCCGGCCAGATTGCCAAGCATCTATTGAAGTACGCCGACGAAGACGCGCATCTTACCTGCTTTGATCTGTCGTTCGAGATGCTGCGACGTGCGCGGAATCGTCTCAAGAGCGACGCCCCGCGCCACCTAGTGGCCGACCTGACGCGTTTACCGTTTGCCAATGAGTCGTTCGATTGCATCACCTGCGGTTACGTGCTCGAACATCTGCCCGAGGCGCGCAGCGGCTTGGCAGAACTGGCACGCGTGATGCGTCCCGGGGCGAAGATGCTGTTGCTGGCGACCGAAGATAGTTTCTCGGGCGCATGGACGAGCCGTTTGTGGTGCTGCCGCACGTACAATCGCCAGGAGTTGTACAATACCTGCCAGGACCTAGGCCTAGTGTGGAACAAGGAACTTTGGTTCTCGCGGATGCACAAGATCTTCCGCGCCGGCGGCATCTGCGTAGAGTTGGTCAAGGCGTAA